In one window of Zygosaccharomyces rouxii strain CBS732 chromosome E complete sequence DNA:
- the MLO127 gene encoding Mlo127p (weakly similar to uniprot|P47107 Saccharomyces cerevisiae YJR039W Hypothetical ORF): MEDHVVLGELSKSKCMIDSFILRDGTLLVVEPEQICRAVYSSELVYEQMETIVTTGYNIGASAYWEPLTGVEYLILLKDCGALELLNSQCERIDLLETGMEQDDEKKFFAFDERDNQIFINLRKNTIFAIEYQLKNKVMYFVKRDEGPRCIFEDVDTIIGMEISWNIDYMSGRDFPTISILLLNIFSQNYYFQVIRQAPKEVRKGRQPWETFISHSKLEVQFEDNRAVLRAISNVGFFIFGPRQVLFIKLPGGYEQTVKDVEFQQFQSFEGCYMSYDLTEDDKINLDGGIILRRNVNSLEFAAFNSQNRLLKIWLKVIFEDPDELIYHWDALSTEIITIEGLTSDRQIITRTILLSNAMAILLCEPENEIIFLDLNQIQVVKRVPYNLSKMFSSDIIGTDFHKLVNCGGSVNNKGFVESKFWGHSNFFSLVESFDSEYQVMQLWNNNKGVWWKDSRGQIFCNGELIDTCMSPIHVTLDGTIVKDTSIITWSNIFNDPSGNYAYVSKVGHIGWSDETETVLLDKLRSSSLVKYILTCTKLENGSKITVLSVDNKLTILQDTHILKKDIDVSTELDSIACMNVISWRGSLRLLITDIDGKLCELDIKNVKICTKHKIGAQRAEICAVTDRGFFLIYTRDDLLLLSSTETGKFELTRIDMKTRISKIAAKDGSAISILDDDSKIHQYTIANEIPQPNVINKRIDSNLYIHTKFISLSCSTRYVLTSSLRSAYSDLLQRVKYYTEIQLHDLETQKTVSQYDLSEKYPQALVSDIVALPFNRESFMSDGMNQNNIYAMQLAFDRVFIVSLNYEMAEDESLDNLLLFSIDDNNGTIELLQGVNTSHPITALLNYHNRTLITAGEVLQAYKIDYLLKENTFKIDLVSNDVRCGGLVNTIVRLPRTYPPGMVPEGKKRKLQEGSFVNERLLILNILRGLREYVLTQKSNSAQENLRITPITTSEKSLFGDHPNANGLITHLSMCRMGETTWLITGDTERSIFLYRTSIDDEPSLIQLKLPGDIVSICSFSKSHESSYLIREESLIQCERKPISILFTISTSKGEYLIGILEDSKLLRKLKTTVGKKMEEQFKFIQLEDEQSDLIFTDTRISTDSSFKKSFEKSML, encoded by the coding sequence ATGGAGGATCACGTAGTTTTAGGTGAATTGAGCAAGTCAAAATGTATGATAGACAGTTTCATCCTAAGGGATGGTACTCTTTTAGTAGTGGAACCGGAACAGATATGCAGGGCGGTTTATTCCTCTGAACTGGTTTATGAGCAAATGGAAACCATTGTGACTACCGGCTACAATATTGGTGCTAGTGCTTATTGGGAACCGTTAACCGGTGTCGAATATTTGATTTTACTAAAAGATTGTGGAGCCCTCGAACTATTGAATTCCCAGTGCGAAAGAATCGATCTCTTAGAAACTGGCATGGAacaagatgatgagaagaaattctttgCATTTGATGAACGAGAcaatcaaatcttcatcaatttgcGTAAAAATACTATCTTTGCAATTGAGTatcaattgaagaacaaagtAATGTATTTTGTCAAAAGAGATGAGGGACCAAGGTGCATTTTCGAGGATGTAGATACAATTATTGGCATGGAAATTTCATGGAATATTGACTACATGTCCGGTAGAGATTTCCCTACAATATCCATTCTTCTACTTAATATATTTTCTCAGAACTATTATTTCCAAGTCATCAGACAAGCGCCTAAAGAAGTTCGTAAGGGAAGGCAACCATGGGAGACGTTTATAAGTCATAGTAAATTGGAAGTACAGTTTGAAGATAATAGAGCAGTGCTAAGAGCTATTTCCAATGTCGgttttttcatttttggaCCACGTCAGGTTCTGTTCATAAAATTACCTGGAGGTTATGAACAGACTGTTAAAGATGTAGAATTTCAGCAGttccaaagttttgaaGGCTGCTACATGTCCTATGATTTGACGGAGGATGATAAAATAAATTTGGATGGGGGGATAATATTGAGAAGAAACGTCAACTCATTGGAATTCGCGGCTTTCAACTCTCAAAATCGCTTActaaaaatttggttgaAAGTTATCTTTGAAGATCCTGATGAGCTTATTTATCATTGGGATGCTTTATCGACTGAAATAATTACGATTGAGGGGCTTACTTCTGATCGACAAATTATCACAAGGACAATTTTATTATCCAATGCAATGGCTATCCTTTTGTGTGAGCCAGAGAATGAAATTATATTTCTAGATTTGAACCAAATACAGGTCGTTAAAAGAGTTCCTTATAATCTATCAAAAATGTTCTCTTCAGACATTATAGGAACAGATTTCCAcaaattggtcaattgtGGTGGATCAGTCAATAACAAGGGATTTGttgaatcaaaattttggggtcattcaaatttcttctcaCTAGTCGAATCATTTGATTCTGAATACCAAGTCATGCAGCTATGGAATAATAATAAGGGTGTTTGGTGGAAGGATTCACGCGGGCAAATCTTTTGTAATGGTGAATTGATTGATACTTGCATGTCACCAATACATGTCACATTAGATGGAACCATTGTTAAAGACACTTCGATAATCACTTGGTCTAATATTTTCAACGATCCCAGTGGGAATTATGCATACGTTTCTAAGGTTGGGCACATAGGATGGAGTGACGAAACTGAAACTGTTTTACTCGATAAATTGAGAAGCTCTTCTCTCGTGAAATACATTTTAACATGCACCAAGCTGGAAAATGGCTCTAAAATTACTGTACTGTCCGTCGATAACAAGCTCACAATTTTGCAAGATACCCACATTTTAAAGAAGGACATCGACGTTTCTACTGAACTAGATTCAATCGCATGCATGAACGTGATAAGCTGGCGGGGATCTCTTCGTCTCTTAATTACTGACATTGATGGTAAACTATGTGAGTTGGATATTAAAAACGTCAAAATATGCACCAAGCATAAGATTGGTGCTCAGAGGGCAGAAATATGTGCAGTTACTGACAGGGgattttttctcatttATACTAGAGATGATTTATTGCTGTTGAGCTCCACAGAAACAGGAAAATTCGAACTCACCCGAATTGATATGAAAACTCGTATCAGTAAAATCGCCGCTAAGGACGGTTCggcaatttcaattttagaTGATGATTCCAAAATACATCAATACACAATCGCCAACGAGATCCCTCAACCCAATGTTATTAACAAACGTATTGACTCCAATTTGTACATCCATACAAAATTCATTTCGTTGTCATGCTCAACCAGATATGTTTTGACGAGTTCACTTCGTTCAGCATACAGTGATCTATTGCAAAGAGTGAAATACTACACTGAAATTCAATTACATGATTTAGAGACACAGAAGACCGTATCGCAATATGATTTATCCGAAAAATACCCCCAGGCACTTGTATCGGATATTGTAGCATTGCCTTTCAATAGGGAATCCTTCATGAGTGATGGCATGAATCAAAACAACATTTATGCAATGCAACTAGCATTTGACAGAGTTTTTATCGTCTCTTTAAACTACGAAATGgcagaagatgaatcaTTAGATAATCTTCTGTTATTCTCTATTGATGACAACAACGGAACTATAGAGCTACTTCAAGGCGTTAATACGAGCCACCCCATTACAGCTTTACTTAATTACCACAACCGTACTCTTATCACTGCTGGTGAAGTTTTACAAGCTTACAAAATTGACTACTTACTTAAGGAAAACACTTTCAAAATCGACTTGGTATCCAACGATGTACGTTGTGGTGGGCTAGTTAATACAATTGTCAGGTTGCCACGCACATATCCACCAGGGATGGTACCTgaagggaaaaaaagaaaattgcaAGAGGGATCTTTCGTTAACGAAAGACTACTTATCCTCAATATCCTTAGGGGCCTACGGGAATATGTATTGACTCAAAAGTCAAATAGTGCTCAAGAGAATTTACGAATTACTCCTATAACAACCTCAGAAAAATCATTATTCGGGGATCATCCTAATGCGAATGGATTGATAACCCATCTATCAATGTGCCGAATGGGAGAAACCACTTGGTTAATTACTGGTGACACTGAAAGATCAATTTTCTTATACCGCACATCTATTGACGATGAACCAAGTTTAATTCAACTAAAACTTCCAGGTGACATTGTTAGCATATGctcattttcaaaaagcCATGAATCCTCCTACCTCATTAGAGAAGAATCTTTAATTCAGTGTGAAAGAAAACCGATTTCAATATTATTTACAATAAGCACATCCAAGGGTGAGTACCTGATAGGCATTTTGGAAGATTCTAAACTTCTAAGAAAACTTAAAACAACAgtaggaaaaaaaatggaagaacaattcaaatttattcaGTTGGAAGACGAACAGTCTGATTTGATTTTCACGGATACTAGAATTTCGACAGATTCTTCGTTCAAGaaatcctttgaaaagTCCATGTTGTAA
- the HUL4 gene encoding putative E3 ubiquitin-protein ligase HUL4 (similar to uniprot|P40985 Saccharomyces cerevisiae YJR036C HUL4 Protein with similarity to hect domain E3 ubiquitin-protein ligases, not essential for viability), whose product MPQLFRRFSSKKSSDIQIVSHSKGKSQGKRENRQRADSDSSENGLDSFKEIKCPCCGTLLQFPSDVKRLKCAVCQVTTVVPMKGDSRVSSSGKSNITISFSELQTIVDKCCAKRAKMKAATKEELCAIYDPVAAYLNEGFHDIDILNNSFKTSHRRQLIDYYELMNFYQLVMELPTRNPFYRMLCASNDLLKNPPYTGGDVRWILIIWANPSIKRSLVGQKKNGYDAPKILAVAYELTKRCIGYLANIESQAQYGKLMKHLKYISLNEFQSQVELLNIYITFQFSRILYRDLKASVNPHKRTLVDNSPLVQPSPTGSELLSNEDKNDSLNLKHGKPAVVQDFKFKPYEYELDWHIRCAAKLMQTMNKVNDKRYTITKTTNLSSLEFYNVMLDFIDYRQDFENWRTDNKKSSKETPVTLTDFPGMPMRRFTLCSYPFLLSLGVKISIMEHEVRRIMEYEAENAFLTSLDKGKAVSVYFKIRVRRSNITNDSLRSIENHQRDLMKSLRVEFVNEPGVDAGGLRKEWFLLLTRSLFNPLNGLFSYVEESRLSWFAIIPIRSGSQDGCPDHSQLYYLFGIVIGLAIFNSTILDLEFPRAFYKKLCGELLNFDDYMQLYPETGQNLIKMLDYNKEDFTDVFALTFEATYEDRSKELLGHKPCIVSVELCRNGRYRKVTQENKYEFVQLWQDFFMNKSVEAQFKQFASGFRQVFVLCESIRLFNHEELARLICGNREKNCFEFQMLRSVTRYVGGFNDKSRVVVWFWEILQGWDFRLQRKLLQFATGSDRVPPGGMSTLPFKISRLGSKDSDKLPLAHTCFNEVCLWEYSSKEKLEQKLWWAVTQSEGYGFK is encoded by the coding sequence atgCCACAGCTATTCCGGCGATTTTCAAGTAAGAAATCTTCAGATATTCAGATTGTTAGTCATTCTAAAGGTAAGTCACAAGGTAAACGTGAGAATAGACAACGAGCTGACTCGGATTCTTCTGAAAATGGATTGGATAGCTTTAAAGAGATTAAGTGTCCTTGTTGTGGTACCCTTTTGCAATTCCCCAGTGATGTAAAAAGGTTGAAATGCGCCGTTTGCCAAGTGACAACTGTGGTTCCTATGAAAGGTGATTCAAGAGTGAGTTCTTCTGGTAAATCAAATATTActatttcattttctgaACTGCAAACGATTGTGGATAAGTGTTGTGCTAAAAGAGCCAAGATGAAGGCCGCCACGAAGGAAGAATTGTGTGCGATTTATGATCCAGTAGCCGCGTACCTTAATGAAGGATTTCATGACATAGATATattaaacaattcttttaaaacTTCTCATAGAAGGCAATTAATTGATTATTATGAATTGATGAACTTTTATCAATTAGTTATGGAATTACCTACAAGAAATCCATTTTATAGGATGTTATGTGCATCTAATGACCTGTTAAAAAACCCACCTTACACAGGTGGCGATGTCCGTTGGATATTGATAATATGGGCTAATCCAAGCATTAAGAGAAGTCTTGTCGGTCAGAAGAAAAATGGGTACGATGCCCCCAAAATACTTGCTGTGGCCTATGAATTGACGAAAAGATGTATTGGTTATTTGGCAAATATAGAATCACAAGCTCAATATGGGAAGTTGATGAAACATTTGAAGTATATTAGCTTGAATGAATTTCAATCTCAAGTGGAACTTCTGAATATATATATCACGTTCCAATTTTCCCGAATCCTATACCGGGATTTAAAGGCCTCTGTTAATCCACATAAAAGAACTTTGGTAGATAATTCTCCACTAGTACAGCCCTCACCTACTGGTAGCGAACTTTTGTCGAACGAGGATAAGAATGATTCGTTAAATTTGAAACATGGAAAACCCGCTGTGGTGCAGgacttcaaattcaaaccATACGAATATGAATTGGATTGGCACATTAGATGTGCTGCCAAATTGATGCAAACTATGAATAAGGTAAATGACAAACGTTACACGATCACCAAAACTACTAATTTGTCAAGTTTAGAATTTTACAACGTAATGCTAGATTTTATAGATTACAGACAGGATTTTGAGAATTGGAGAACAGATAATAAAAAATCAAGTAAAGAAACCCCCGTTACACTTACTGATTTCCCCGGTATGCCAATGAGAAGATTTACACTCTGCAGCtatccatttcttctttccttGGGAGTTAAGATATCCATTATGGAGCACGAGGTTAGGCGTATTATGGAGTATGAGGCAGaaaatgcatttttaaCATCTCTGGATAAAGGTAAAGCAGTTTCCGtatattttaaaattagAGTGCGTAGATCAAACATCACTAACGATTCTCTAAGGTCAATTGAGAATCATCAAAGggatttgatgaaatcgCTAAGGGTTGAATTCGTCAATGAACCTGGTGTGGATGCAGGTGGGTTGCGTAAAGAGTGGTTTTTGTTATTGACCCGATCATTGTTTAACCCATTGAACGGATTGTTTAGCTATGTGGAGGAAAGCAGATTATCATGGTTTGCGATTATTCCCATAAGAAGCGGTTCACAAGATGGTTGCCCTGACCACAGCCAATTGTACTATCTGTTTGGCATTGTCATTGGGTTAGCGATTTTCAACAGTACAATTCtggatttggaatttcCAAGAGCtttttacaagaaactGTGCGGTGAACTGCTGAATTTTGATGACTACATGCAGTTGTATCCTGAAACAGGTCAAAACTTGATCAAAATGCTAGATTATAATAAGGAAGATTTCACCGATGTATTTGCATTGACTTTTGAAGCTACTTATGAAGACAGGAGCAAAGAACTTTTAGGTCACAAGCCATGTATTGTTTCGGTTGAATTATGCCGTAATGGTAGGTATAGAAAGGTTACGCAGGAAAACAAATACgaatttgttcaattgtGGCAAGATTTTTTCATGAATAAATCGGTAGAGGCGCAATTTAAGCAATTTGCGAGTGGATTTCGTCAGGTCTTTGTCCTGTGTGAATCTATCAGATTATTTAATcatgaagaattggcaagATTGATTTGTGGAAATAGGGAGAAAAACTGCtttgaatttcaaatgttgAGGTCGGTGACTAGATATGTTGGCGGGTTCAATGATAAATCTAGGGTAGTAGTTTGGTTTTGGGAAATCCTGCAAGGGTGGGATTTCCGGTTACAGCGGAAATTGTTGCAGTTCGCGACTGGATCTGATCGTGTCCCGCCGGGTGGGATGTCAACTCTGCctttcaaaatatcaagGTTAGGTTCGAAGGATAGTGATAAATTACCGTTGGCACACACTTGTTTTAACGAAGTATGTTTATGGGaatattcttcaaaagagaaattaGAGCAAAAATTGTGGTGGGCGGTGACTCAATCGGAAGGTTATGGTTTTAAATAA
- the RIP1 gene encoding ubiquinol--cytochrome-c reductase catalytic subunit RIP1 (highly similar to gnl|GLV|DEHA0F12771g Debaryomyces hansenii DEHA0F12771g and similar to YEL024W uniprot|P08067 Saccharomyces cerevisiae YEL024W RIP1 oxidizes ubiquinol at center P in the protonmotive Q cycle mechanism transferring one electron to cytochrome c1 and generating a low-potential ubisemiquinone anion which reduces the low-potential cytochrome b-566 heme group Rieske iron-sulfur protein of the mitochondrial cytochrome bc1 complex), which yields MLSLRSSLRTSLKSLAPSTRMLSGSAVAAKSTYRTPNFGDSIKENNDPDRSRSYAYFMVGSLGLLSSAGAKSTVDSFISSMSASADVLAMAKVEVSLAAIPEGKNVVVKWQGKPVFIRHRTSAEVQEANEVQMAALKDPQTDADRTKDPQWLIMLGICTHLGCVPIGESGDFGGWFCPCHGSHYDISGRIRKGPAPLNLEIPAYEFEEDGQKVIVG from the coding sequence ATGCTTTCTTTGAGATCTTCCTTGAGAACTTCTTTGAAGTCTTTAGCTCCATCCACTAGGATGTTGTCTGGTtctgctgttgctgctaAATCCACTTACAGAACTCCAAACTTCGGTGATAGCATAAAGGAAAACAATGATCCAGACAGAAGCCGTTCCTACGCTTACTTTATGGTTGGCTCCCTAGGTCTATTGTCATCCGCAGGTGCTAAATCTACTGTTGACTCTTTCATTTCTTCCATGTCCGCTTCTGCTGATGTTTTAGCTATGGCTAAGGTGGAAGTTAGTTTAGCTGCTATTCCAGAAGGTAAGAACGTTGTGGTTAAATGGCAAGGTAAGCCAGTTTTCATTAGACACAGAACTTCAGCCGAAGTTCAAGAAGCTAATGAAGTGCAAATGGCTGCTTTGAAAGATCCTCAAACCGATGCTGACAGAACCAAGGATCCTCAATGGTTAATCATGTTGGGTATCTGTACTCATTTGGGTTGTGTTCCAATTGGTGAATCTGGTGATTTCGGTGGTTGGTTCTGCCCATGCCACGGTTCTCACTACGATATCTCCGGTAGAATTAGAAAGGGTCCAGCTCCATTGAACTTGGAAATTCCAGCTTACGAATTCGAGGAAGATGGTCAAAAAGTGATCGTCGGTTAA
- a CDS encoding uncharacterized protein (similar to uniprot|P39992 Saccharomyces cerevisiae YEL023C Hypothetical ORF) gives MSTSESHSGQEEGSGKNIVLCFDGTCENFGPNPITNVLKIFQLLETQDDKIQMCYYQPGVGTEANFDPVVDMRRNFSTASIMNKIDALFASSIDHHIVSGYLFLMNYYEKGDKVYMFGFSRGAYVARALAGMLERVGLLNRGLDDMVSMAWKIYESWEFAEQPSESSYNTTLAEEFKRTFSRPYEIRVFFQGLFDSVNSVGILRDRLFPCTQRSGIVDHIRHAVSLDERKGKFKQQTFAINLDAPKLFSLNYNSYLVETASEVSEEQTLDDTNPNLSHSLIELMLNKGSGSVKQASDSSESNSSAKAENLTQKINKQLQKLRSSNLQNTKNVNENVEGFFEYEPFSNSVRTVNSLMTSDLVEKWFPGDHSDVGGGYHSDCETREVLSGLSLRWMIAEAVKHGLIFKKHSIHKLASKQTSLGSLFSTIHDKLSFNQVRHPDLDEPYEQIEDNNTDSREQLLSELESANWLQTTWNNFKEMRINEILTEREAAREKYTFDCTSASKFQIALWWLLELIPIGLRMESGSGKWRSVYIPNLGQPRYVPDYGNIHWSVYWRIRYDNSYRPKNLPNYCRKLLKGYADINMEPSKGRSAHAIASPIKSYPTDLDHRSNNNLPSDNNNSTSTNGREMNKMIVNDIAEVQCFETGVKFSEWAAHHWREIPDDLEPWLLKFPDL, from the coding sequence ATGTCGACTTCAGAATCCCACTCTGGGCAGGAGGAGGGTTCTGGCAAGAACATTGTACTCTGTTTTGATGGAACTTGTGAAAACTTCGGACCTAACCCTATTACAAATGTCCTGAAgatcttccaattgttggAGACCCAAGATGATAAAATTCAGATGTGCTACTACCAACCTGGGGTAGGAACGGAGGCGAATTTTGATCCCGTAGTTGAtatgagaagaaattttagCACCGCAAGTATCatgaataaaattgatgCCCTTTTTGCTTCGAGCATCGATCATCACATTGTCTCGGGTTATTTGTTTTTAATGAATTATTACGAGAAAGGTGATAAAGTTTACATGTTTGGATTTTCTCGTGGCGCATATGTTGCAAGGGCCCTTGCTGGTATGTTAGAAAGGGTTGGGCTTTTAAACAGGGGCTTAGATGATATGGTTAGTATGGCGTGGAAAATTTATGAATCATGGGAATTTGCCGAACAACCAAGTGAATCCAGCTACAATACCACTTTAGCggaagaattcaaaagaacatTCAGTCGTCCTTACGAAATAAGGGTTTTCTTCCAAGGTTTATTTGATTCAGTCAACTCTGTAGGGATTCTAAGAGACAGATTATTCCCATGCACCCAAAGAAGCGGTATAGTAGACCACATAAGGCATGCAGTTTCATTAGATGAGAGAAAAGGTAAGTTTAAGCAACAAACTTTTGCGATAAATCTTGATGCTCCAAAATTATTTTCCCTAAATTACAATAGTTACCTGGTGGAGACTGCATCAGAGGTCTCTGAAGAACAGACCCTCGACGATACTAACCCAAATCTGTCTCATTCATTAATCGAACTGATGTTGAACAAAGGAAGTGGTTCAGTTAAACAAGCATCTGATTCTTCTGAAAGTAATTCATCTGCAAAAGCAGAGAATTTAACGCAAAAAATCAATAAGCAGTTACAGAAACTGCGTAGTAGTAACCTACAAAATACGAAAAATGTCAACGAAAATGTCGAAggattttttgaatatgAGCCCTTCAGCAATTCAGTTCGCACTGTTAATTCGTTAATGACATCTGATTTGGTGGAGAAGTGGTTCCCAGGCGACCATTCGGATGTGGGGGGTGGTTATCATTCTGATTGTGAAACGAGAGAGGTGCTATCTGGTTTATCCTTACGTTGGATGATTGCAGAAGCTGTCAAACATGGtttaatttttaaaaaacaTTCAATTCATAAATTAGCGTCCAAGCAGACGTCATTAGGTTCACTCTTCTCCACTATCCATGACAAATTAAGTTTTAATCAAGTGAGACATCCAGATTTGGATGAACCCtatgaacaaattgaagacAACAATACTGATTCACGGGAACAATTGCTTTCCGAATTGGAATCAGCTAATTGGTTACAAACGACTTGGaataattttaaagaaatgAGAATCAACGAAATCTTAACGGAGAGAGAAGCCGCCAGAGAGAAATACACTTTTGATTGTACATCTGCTtctaaatttcaaatagCTCTCTGGTGGTTATTGGAATTAATTCCCATTGGATTAAGAATGGAAAGTGGGTCTGGCAAGTGGAGATCAGTATACATCCCGAACTTGGGCCAACCGCGGTACGTACCGGACTACGGTAATATTCATTGGTCTGTATACTGGAGAATTAGATATGACAATAGTTATAGACCTAAAAACTTGCCAAACTATTGTagaaaacttttgaaaggATATGCTGACATTAATATGGAACCATCAAAGGGTCGAAGTGCACATGCTATCGCATCTCCAATAAAGTCCTATCCTACAGATCTGGATCATagaagtaataataatctACCTAGTGATAACAATAATTCTACGTCTACAAACGGTCGCGAAATGAACAAAATGATTGTAAACGACATTGCAGAAGTCCAATGCTTTGAGACAGGTGTCAAATTTTCGGAATGGGCGGCTCATCATTGGCGTGAAATTCCTGACGATTTAGAACCGTGGCTTCTAAAATTCCCCGATCTCTAA